The DNA segment TCGCCATACCCGATCCGCGGATACAGGAACGCGCCTGTGCCTTCATTACTTTGCGTCCAGGGCAACGGCTGAGCCTGGATGACATCAAGTCACACCTCGCCAGTGAGGGACTTTCCAAGCACTTCTGGCCAGAGCGACTGGAGATCATCGAGGAGATGCCGCGGACCCCGACGGGGAAGATCCAGAAGTTCGTGCTGCGCGAACTCGCCAAGGAGTTGGCTGCTGCATGAGGCACTGCTCTGTGCTTAGGCAGCGGTCAGCGGCATCGACGTGTTTCGCGGTTTTCACGCCATGACATTTGGCTTCCACCCCGCCAAAAACTTTTTTGTACCCTATGCTCACAAAATCATTGCGTCAACATTCTTCGCGTGGTAGGATTTGATCGCAATATCAGGTTACCTGATATCAAGTAGGCTGATGACTTCAACCAATGACACGAGGATGAAATGAACATGAAGATGATGAACGCTTCGACCCCTTCGGTTCCGGGCGGGGATAACGTGAAAGTAGAGTTTGAAGACGGCATTGCCTGGGTGAAGCTCAACCGCCCCACCAAGCGCAATGCCATGGACCTCAACATGTCGACTGAAATGAACAATGTTCTCGACAGCCTCGAGCTCGATGATCGCTGTGGCGTCGTCGTCCTTACCGGCGAGGGTGAAGCGTTCTCCGCGGGCATGGACCTGCAGGGCTTCTTCCGGGCGACGGACGTCATGTCGGATGTTGAACGCCTGCGCGCGCAGCGCGAAAATCGCAACTGGCAATGGCGCAAGCTCATGTGGTACGGCAAGCCCACCATTGCCATGGTCAATGGCTGGTGCTTCGGCGGCGCCTTTACGCCCCTGATCTGCTGCGATCTGGCCTACGCCGATCAGGACGCGGTTTTTGGCCTGTCCGAGGTGAATTGGGGCATCATCCCGGGCGGCGTCGTGCCGAAGGCGCTGTCGACCCTCGTCAATCACCGCGAGGCGCTCTATTACATGATGACCGGCGAGAAATTCGACGGGCGCGAAGCCGAACGCATTGGCATCATCAACAAGGCTTTCCCCAAGGAGGAACTCGTCGCGAAGACGCGCGCGTTGGCCAGGAACCTGCTCGGCAAGAATCCCCTCGTGCTTCGCGCGACCAAGATTTCCTACAAGCACATTCTGGAAATGTCATGGGAGGGTGCGGCCGAGTATCTGTCGGCAAAGGGCGATCAGACCACCGCTGCCGATCCGGAAAGCGGTCGCGCACAGGGCATGAAGCAGTTTCTTGACGACAAGACCTATAAGCCCGGTCTCGGCAACTACGAGCGCAAATGACAGCAACTCGCTCGCCGATGGACCGCCTGTTGCGCCCCCGCTCGGTGGCGGTAGCAGGCATGTCCACCAAACCCGGATCTCTGGGTGGAGCGGTTCTGGCAAACCTGGAGCGATTCGCCTTCAAGGGTGATATCTGTCTTATCCATCCGACGCGCAGCGAAATAGCCGGGCGTCGCTGCGTGCCGGACACCAGCTCGCTGCCCGAGGGCATAGACTGCGTCGTGCTCGCCATTCCTGCCAAGGCAATACTCGCGGCCGTAAAGGGATGTGCCCTGCGCAAGGTGGGTGGAGTGATCATTTTTTCGGGTGGTTTCGCGGAATTGGGCGATGAAGGCCGCGCTGCCCAGGAGGAGATCGCCGCCATCTCCAGAAGCGCCGGGATGGTGATCGAAGGGCCGAACTGCCTGGGTATGCTCAATTATGCCGATGGCGTTCCGCTGACCTTCAGCGCGACGGAACCGCGCCCACCGTCGACCCCGGGGATCGGCCTCATCTCCCAAAGTGGCGCCATGGCCGCAGCCATCCGCGCTGCGCTGCACGGTCGCAATCTGGATATTTCGTTCTCCATCTCCACCGGTAACGAGGCCTGCACCGGCGCTGAAGATTTTGTCAACTATCTGCTTGAAGACAGCCAGACGCGCGTCATTGTCCTGGTCGCGGAGCAATTCAGGGATCCGCGACGCTTCGTTGCCCTGGCTGCGCGTGCCCGGGAACTGGGGAAACCTATCCTGCTGTTGCATCCGGGCAAGTCGGCCGAAGCCCGCCAGGCGGCAGAGACCCACACCGGAGCGATGACTGGCGACTATGTGGTGATGCGCACCGTCGTCGAAAGCCATGGTGTCCTCGTCGTCGACACCATGGAGGAATTGGTGGATGCCGCCGAGATGGTAGTGCGCTGCAAGGTACTGCCGCACGGAGGAGTAGCCGTGCTGGGAGAATCGGGCGCCTTCAAGGCTATGACATTCGACTATTGCGCGGAACTCGGCTTGCCCTTGCCGCAGCCGACGGGTGCCGCCGCAGAGGCGATCGCGGTGGTGGCGCCGAACCTCATCATGCCGTCCAATCCACTCGATCTCACCGCCCAGCCGCTGGTCGATCCCGGCATCTACGCAAAGACCATCGAGCCGCTCCTTACCGACGCGCGCTGTGGCAGCGTCCTGGTCTCCATCATTCTCTCCAGCGACCAGATGGCGCGGCTCAAGATGCCGCCGGTGGTGGACGTGGTGCGCCACTTTGCGCCGCAGCGCGCCATGATCTTTGCCATGCTGGGCGAAGACACGCCGATTCCG comes from the Georgfuchsia toluolica genome and includes:
- a CDS encoding p-hydroxycinnamoyl CoA hydratase/lyase: MKMMNASTPSVPGGDNVKVEFEDGIAWVKLNRPTKRNAMDLNMSTEMNNVLDSLELDDRCGVVVLTGEGEAFSAGMDLQGFFRATDVMSDVERLRAQRENRNWQWRKLMWYGKPTIAMVNGWCFGGAFTPLICCDLAYADQDAVFGLSEVNWGIIPGGVVPKALSTLVNHREALYYMMTGEKFDGREAERIGIINKAFPKEELVAKTRALARNLLGKNPLVLRATKISYKHILEMSWEGAAEYLSAKGDQTTAADPESGRAQGMKQFLDDKTYKPGLGNYERK
- a CDS encoding acetate--CoA ligase family protein, translated to MTATRSPMDRLLRPRSVAVAGMSTKPGSLGGAVLANLERFAFKGDICLIHPTRSEIAGRRCVPDTSSLPEGIDCVVLAIPAKAILAAVKGCALRKVGGVIIFSGGFAELGDEGRAAQEEIAAISRSAGMVIEGPNCLGMLNYADGVPLTFSATEPRPPSTPGIGLISQSGAMAAAIRAALHGRNLDISFSISTGNEACTGAEDFVNYLLEDSQTRVIVLVAEQFRDPRRFVALAARARELGKPILLLHPGKSAEARQAAETHTGAMTGDYVVMRTVVESHGVLVVDTMEELVDAAEMVVRCKVLPHGGVAVLGESGAFKAMTFDYCAELGLPLPQPTGAAAEAIAVVAPNLIMPSNPLDLTAQPLVDPGIYAKTIEPLLTDARCGSVLVSIILSSDQMARLKMPPVVDVVRHFAPQRAMIFAMLGEDTPIPQEYIDEIRQAGVPFFRSPERALRAIATLSRWKDRGLAVGEPCTSAAERLPTGVIPEYRAKRVLAAAGLPIAAGELAATLAEAQAAAARIGYPVALKAQSESLSHKSDAGGVILGIDSADALAAGWQQLHRNLDKAAPGVSLEGVLVERMGRKGVELIVGAKNDRDWGPVLMIGMGGTAAEAFGDMRVLPVCSSEAQIVDQLRKLKGAALLGAFRGSLAKDLPAVASAVRQLGDFVRSHPEIAEIDINPLVVYPEGQGVLALDALIHVR